A genome region from Procambarus clarkii isolate CNS0578487 chromosome 78, FALCON_Pclarkii_2.0, whole genome shotgun sequence includes the following:
- the LOC123746005 gene encoding NADPH oxidase 5 isoform X1, with protein sequence MMRKESRIRFLDVVLDEERQEKEQLSIRRSIHRRAVWARNNAPALVFTALFVGVNAVVFLTRAYQYSDTNLLEMGARACGQCLNLDCALLLLLILRRTMTRLRNSSLGHVLPCDQHVHFHKMAGWTVFLLSILHTLFHIANFVTLGDVTGITMNAYMWDTSLGIGWVGGLANPTGVVLMVILTIIVGFSHRFVRKSGYFEIFYWTHLLSLPFWVFLILHGPNFWKWLLLPGIAFLLETCLRVSQVCSPKGQTLILSGTKLPSQVIKVLIRRPKNFDFQPGEYVFLNIPSIARYEWHPFTISSAPEREDVFTVHIRSVGEWTKRVYEMFKDEKETEIKEASQNYKNEDTGILNPAFTADERVSEIAEHGVIELEGEGGGGDGKGRRYVNNLLEFNRKMSVYTRPAALLSVEAEQKPSVTSVMLKSPAAEKPLERKKSSSLSNLAALKAELIGHQMVLTDSGHSSLYGSNSSLDSLGEQQCSSTLRHQQQCNQYQRKNEENSLTENLTTHKIQIQLEDKNIEVHVDGPYGTPSTRIFSVTHAVLVGAGIGVTPFASILQSVMMRYRAAKTPCPYCQVPSCLALPSTLRKLRKVDFVWVNRDIGSFEWFLEVLAALESEQRVIGAAMETFLNLHLYKTGAAPLSPTLPLASSIRAGRPDWDKVFSGIRDSRVGKVCVFYCGPPSLVGILREKCIKYKFEFKREMF encoded by the exons GATACGGTTCCTGGATGTGGTCCTGGATGAAGAACGACAAGAGAAGGAACAGTTGAGCATCAGGCGCAGCATCCACCGGAGGGCCGTCTGGGCCAGGAATAACGCTCCAGCGCTGGTCTTCACCGCCCTCTTCGTTGGGGTCAACGCCGTCGTCTTCCTGACGAGGGCCTACCAATACAGCGACACTAACCTGCTGGAGATGGGAGCCAGGGCGTGTG GTCAGTGCTTGAATCTGGACTGTGCACTACTGCTGTTACTGATCCTGCGGCGGACAATGACTCGCCTCAGGAACTCCTCCCTGGGGCACGTTCTTCCCTGCGACCAGCATGTTCACTTCCACAAGATGGCCGGGTGGACGGTCTTCCTCCTCTCCATTCTCCACACCCTCTTCCACATCGCTAACTTTG TGACCCTCGGAGATGTGACGGGGATCACCATGAATGCCTACATGTGGGACACCTCCCTAGGCATTGGCTGGGTGGGAGGCCTGGCTAACCCGACGGGAGTGGTGCTCATGGTCATACTCACCATTATCGTTGGCTTCAGCCACCGCTTCGTCAGGAAGTCCGGCTATTTTGAG ATATTCTACTGgacccacctcctctcccttccattCTGGGTGTTCCTCATCCTACATGGCCCCAACTTCTGGAAGTGGCTTCTTCTGCCTGGCATAGCCTTCCTCCTGGAGACATGTTTAAGAGTGTCACAGGTCTGTTCACCCAAGGGCCAGACTCTCATTCTCTCAGGAACTAAACTTCCCTCTCAG GTAATAAAGGTATTGATTAGACGACCCAAGAACTTCGACTTCCAGCCTGGGGAGTATGTGTTTCTCAACATCCCTTCCATTGCTCGCTACGAGTGGCatccttttacaatatcttcagCTCCTGAGCGTGAAG ATGTCTTCACTGTTCACATTCGCTCTGTGGGAGAATGGACTAAAAGAGTCTATGAAATGTTCAAGGATGAGAAGGAAACAGAAATAAAAGAAGCATCACAGAATTATAAGAATGAAGACActggtatactgaaccctgccttCACAGCTGATGAGAGGGTGAGCGAGATAGCAGAACACGGTGTCATTGAGCTGGAAGGAGAGGGGGGTGGCGGCGATGGTAAAGGCCGTCGCTATGTTAATAACCTCTTAGAATTTAATCGTAAGATGAGTGTGTACACTCGACCAGCAGCACTGTTGTCTGTAGAAGCTGAACAGAAGCCATCTGTCACCTCAGTCATGCTCAAATCCCCAGCAGCAGAGAAGCCACTGGAACGCAAGAAGTCTTCCAGTTTGTCAAACTTGGCAGCACTGAAAGCCGAATTAATAGGACACCAAATGGTACTGACCGACTCTGGCCACTCGTCGCTATATGGAAGCAATTCTAGTCTGGACTCCTTGGGTGAGCAGCAGTGTTCCAGCACACTCCGGCACCAACAACAGTGCAATCAATACCAAAGAAAGAACGAAGAAAATAGTTTGACAGAGAACTTGACAACGCACAAAATTCAGATTCAGTTAGAAGATAAGAATATTGAG GTGCATGTAGATGGTCCCTATGGCACACCATCCACAAGGATCTTCTCTGTGACCCATGCTGTCTTGGTGGGCGCCGGAATTGGAGTCACTCCTTTCGCTTCCATCCTTCAAAGCGTCATGATGAG GTACCGAGCAGCCAAGACTCCTTGCCCATACTGTCAAGTTCCCAGCTGCCTTGCACTTCCCTCCACTCTCAGGAAACTCAGGAAG GTTGATTTTGTGTGGGTGAACCGTGATATTGGAAGCTTTGAGTGGTTCCTGGAAGTCCTTGCAGCCCTTGAGAGTGAACAACGTGTGATAGGTGCAGCCATGGAAACCTTTCTCAATCTCCACCTTTACAAGACTGGTGCTGCACCTCTAAGTCCCACACTGCCGCTAGCATCGTCCATCAGGGCTGGTAGACCAGACTGGGACAAG
- the LOC123746005 gene encoding NADPH oxidase 5 isoform X2, whose translation MAWIRFLDVVLDEERQEKEQLSIRRSIHRRAVWARNNAPALVFTALFVGVNAVVFLTRAYQYSDTNLLEMGARACGQCLNLDCALLLLLILRRTMTRLRNSSLGHVLPCDQHVHFHKMAGWTVFLLSILHTLFHIANFVTLGDVTGITMNAYMWDTSLGIGWVGGLANPTGVVLMVILTIIVGFSHRFVRKSGYFEIFYWTHLLSLPFWVFLILHGPNFWKWLLLPGIAFLLETCLRVSQVCSPKGQTLILSGTKLPSQVIKVLIRRPKNFDFQPGEYVFLNIPSIARYEWHPFTISSAPEREDVFTVHIRSVGEWTKRVYEMFKDEKETEIKEASQNYKNEDTGILNPAFTADERVSEIAEHGVIELEGEGGGGDGKGRRYVNNLLEFNRKMSVYTRPAALLSVEAEQKPSVTSVMLKSPAAEKPLERKKSSSLSNLAALKAELIGHQMVLTDSGHSSLYGSNSSLDSLGEQQCSSTLRHQQQCNQYQRKNEENSLTENLTTHKIQIQLEDKNIEVHVDGPYGTPSTRIFSVTHAVLVGAGIGVTPFASILQSVMMRYRAAKTPCPYCQVPSCLALPSTLRKLRKVDFVWVNRDIGSFEWFLEVLAALESEQRVIGAAMETFLNLHLYKTGAAPLSPTLPLASSIRAGRPDWDKVFSGIRDSRVGKVCVFYCGPPSLVGILREKCIKYKFEFKREMF comes from the exons GATACGGTTCCTGGATGTGGTCCTGGATGAAGAACGACAAGAGAAGGAACAGTTGAGCATCAGGCGCAGCATCCACCGGAGGGCCGTCTGGGCCAGGAATAACGCTCCAGCGCTGGTCTTCACCGCCCTCTTCGTTGGGGTCAACGCCGTCGTCTTCCTGACGAGGGCCTACCAATACAGCGACACTAACCTGCTGGAGATGGGAGCCAGGGCGTGTG GTCAGTGCTTGAATCTGGACTGTGCACTACTGCTGTTACTGATCCTGCGGCGGACAATGACTCGCCTCAGGAACTCCTCCCTGGGGCACGTTCTTCCCTGCGACCAGCATGTTCACTTCCACAAGATGGCCGGGTGGACGGTCTTCCTCCTCTCCATTCTCCACACCCTCTTCCACATCGCTAACTTTG TGACCCTCGGAGATGTGACGGGGATCACCATGAATGCCTACATGTGGGACACCTCCCTAGGCATTGGCTGGGTGGGAGGCCTGGCTAACCCGACGGGAGTGGTGCTCATGGTCATACTCACCATTATCGTTGGCTTCAGCCACCGCTTCGTCAGGAAGTCCGGCTATTTTGAG ATATTCTACTGgacccacctcctctcccttccattCTGGGTGTTCCTCATCCTACATGGCCCCAACTTCTGGAAGTGGCTTCTTCTGCCTGGCATAGCCTTCCTCCTGGAGACATGTTTAAGAGTGTCACAGGTCTGTTCACCCAAGGGCCAGACTCTCATTCTCTCAGGAACTAAACTTCCCTCTCAG GTAATAAAGGTATTGATTAGACGACCCAAGAACTTCGACTTCCAGCCTGGGGAGTATGTGTTTCTCAACATCCCTTCCATTGCTCGCTACGAGTGGCatccttttacaatatcttcagCTCCTGAGCGTGAAG ATGTCTTCACTGTTCACATTCGCTCTGTGGGAGAATGGACTAAAAGAGTCTATGAAATGTTCAAGGATGAGAAGGAAACAGAAATAAAAGAAGCATCACAGAATTATAAGAATGAAGACActggtatactgaaccctgccttCACAGCTGATGAGAGGGTGAGCGAGATAGCAGAACACGGTGTCATTGAGCTGGAAGGAGAGGGGGGTGGCGGCGATGGTAAAGGCCGTCGCTATGTTAATAACCTCTTAGAATTTAATCGTAAGATGAGTGTGTACACTCGACCAGCAGCACTGTTGTCTGTAGAAGCTGAACAGAAGCCATCTGTCACCTCAGTCATGCTCAAATCCCCAGCAGCAGAGAAGCCACTGGAACGCAAGAAGTCTTCCAGTTTGTCAAACTTGGCAGCACTGAAAGCCGAATTAATAGGACACCAAATGGTACTGACCGACTCTGGCCACTCGTCGCTATATGGAAGCAATTCTAGTCTGGACTCCTTGGGTGAGCAGCAGTGTTCCAGCACACTCCGGCACCAACAACAGTGCAATCAATACCAAAGAAAGAACGAAGAAAATAGTTTGACAGAGAACTTGACAACGCACAAAATTCAGATTCAGTTAGAAGATAAGAATATTGAG GTGCATGTAGATGGTCCCTATGGCACACCATCCACAAGGATCTTCTCTGTGACCCATGCTGTCTTGGTGGGCGCCGGAATTGGAGTCACTCCTTTCGCTTCCATCCTTCAAAGCGTCATGATGAG GTACCGAGCAGCCAAGACTCCTTGCCCATACTGTCAAGTTCCCAGCTGCCTTGCACTTCCCTCCACTCTCAGGAAACTCAGGAAG GTTGATTTTGTGTGGGTGAACCGTGATATTGGAAGCTTTGAGTGGTTCCTGGAAGTCCTTGCAGCCCTTGAGAGTGAACAACGTGTGATAGGTGCAGCCATGGAAACCTTTCTCAATCTCCACCTTTACAAGACTGGTGCTGCACCTCTAAGTCCCACACTGCCGCTAGCATCGTCCATCAGGGCTGGTAGACCAGACTGGGACAAG